The genomic stretch CTGGTTCGATTGGAGGTAGGGCGCCGGGCACCATGGATTGCATCGCGCCGTGCCTCACTGGGCAGCCCCGGTAGACTGTCACCCCAGCGAAAGCTGGGGTCCCGTGGGGTAAGCGTTGGTCGAATTGGATTTTAGCCATACATGGAGAAGTCGCAGCGGGTGTACTTAGAAAGTACCTCTGTGCATTTCTCAACTCAGGAGATAATCATGTTTCGTTTGTTTTTACACGCCTTCATTCTCGCCGCGACTATTGGCATCGCACATTCCCAGGATGCACTGAATTGCACAATGCTGGGTGCCACGGAAGGTGCTTGTCGGGCCGTCGCTCAGCTGGGTAATCTCGTGTTCTTGGGGTCCGGTGCGACAGTGATCACACTGGATATTCATGACCCTGGGCCGGCGATAAAACTGAGTGCATGTCCTATGCCTGATGAGGTAACTGACATCGCCATTCAGGGCGACATTGCATATGTAGCTGCTACACATTTCATTTGCTTGGTAGATATTCATGATGTGGTTCATCCGCGACAAATTGGACAATGGTATACGCCAGGATATATACATGAATTAAATGCAATCGGAAGTTTGGTATATCTGTCAGACGGGCTTAGCTTTAAAATCCTTGACTGTGATGATCATGAAAATCTCCAAGTGGTGGGGGAATTTGATCCACAAGACAGCATATGGTACTTTGATGTTCAAGATGATCTAGTGGCAATAAATCATTCTAATGAGTTTACGCTGTTAGATGTAAGTAATCCAGAAGAGCCTCTGGTTCTCGGTAGTTATGTTGGATTGTCATATACCCCACGAATAGCTCTGCATGACAGCTTACTCTATTCGGCCGATCCGATTAATGGAATCCACGTTTATGACATAAGTATTGCAGATCAAATTGAGGAAGTTGGATCATATCAATTGAGCGGCAGTGTGTTGAATTTTAAGTATTATAGTGGAAAATTGTTGTGGGGTGATTTCAACGCTCTTCATGTATTTGACGTATCCAATCCAATACAACCGATATTGGCAGGACAGATTCAATGCCCGTCCTCCGCTTGGGGATTCTGCGCCCTGAATCAGAGGATTTGCATTGCAGATTATCGTGAAGGATTGATTGCCGCTGAAATCGATGATCCGACCAACCCTGTAGTTTGGGGCACCTATGAAATCGATGGACTCGCCTATGCATCCATCCCTAGCGATGGGATTGCCTGTGTTGCCGGAGTAACAGGAATAGATGTCTATAATACAACTGTAAACGGCTGTTACGAAAAGCTGGATTACTTACGAACAACAGGACTCCCGATAGGTATTGCAGTTCAAGACAGTTATGCTTATCTTCCTGTGCTAAATGAAGGTCTATGGGTCGTGGACATCCACGATCCGGAGCAACTTCAGGAGGTAGGATTCATCGAAACAGAGGGAAACTTTCTGGCAGTGACAACCGCCGGTAATCTCGCTTACACTTCCACCTATCCTCCAGGAATCGAGATTTACGATATCAGCAATCCCGTCCTGCCACAGTTGCTGGGTCGTGTAGAAAGTGCGGCTCAAGTTCGTGACATCGCAGTGGATGGGAACTGGGCATATCTAGCCGAAAGCGATTCTGCTCTGATCACCATCAATGTCAGCGATCCAGCGCACCCCATTGCGGTCGGCCGTCTTGATCTGCCGGGGCAGGCCAAATCCGTGGCTGTTGACGGAGGACGTGCTTTGGTTGCCGCCGACCAAAACGGTCTACATTTCATTGATATCGCGGATCCGGCCCACCCTCACGAACAATATATTTACACAGCAAATCCTTACAACGAAGCGGTCGCCATTCAAGGCGATTTAGCCTTTGTTGCAGCAAACAGTAATGGCCTGCGGGTATTGGATATCAGCGACCCACTGAATGTTAATGAAGTAGGATTCTTCGAGACTCCAGGAAATGCCACCGATGTGCAGGTCGTCGACAGGGTTGCATATGTGGCTACGCACTCTGGGGGAGTGGTTGCTATTGAATTCGATCCTGATGCAGATTTATATCCCGGTAATCCTTCCATTCCCATCTCGACTGCGCTGATGACGAATTTTCCCAATCCTTTCAATCCAGCGACAAGGATTAGTTATAGGGTGCCAACAACTGGGCATGTCACAATTGAGATTTTCAATTTGGCCGGTGAGCTGGTGCAAACGCTTGTTAACAAATCGCTTGCAGCAGGTGAGCATCACATTGTTTTCGATGGTAGTTCATCGGCGAGCGGCATCTACATAGCACACTTGACAACAGATCAAAACAGTATTGTAAACAAAATGCTTCTACTTAAATGATGCTGAAGAGTCTCGATAAGTGTCGAATTATAGATGGTTAACATTGCTAGCAGCCGACTTTGCGCCTGTCACGGCGCTTGCAATCGGAAGGGATAAGAAACGTCGGTAGGAGAAAGGCAAGCGCCGCGCCAGGCGCGCCATGGCTGAAGCCGACGTTATGCGAGTTGTTAAGGAGTAGCGAGTTTGAAACTCAAGAACAATGAGTATTGCCAAATATTATGCAAACTACTGATATGCTGCATTTTGATAGTCTTAGAAGGTAAAGCACAAGAGCAACCTAAAGTGACCTTCATCTGGGTGGCGGCCGCGGGCGGAATGAGTTTCATTCCGTTGGGTGGGACATCTGTTGGTTTTAGCGTTAATATGAAAACGAAGCAAAAGTATGCAGCTCAGCTTGCGTACAATAAAAACGAGAATGTTGCCTTCTTCAACGAATCCATAATCACGAACACGATCCACCTTGGCGTTGGAATGGAAGGTGATTGGTTTGGCAAGTCGATCTTCTTTGTCGGGCCAGCCTATGTTTGGGGAAAACGCGGGGCTGTTGACTATTATTCAGAACCGCTCTTTTTTGCCCCGGGTTTGGCTGTGAATCTGCAGTGGCTGATCAATTCCGCGGTTGGAATTGACATGGTTGGGAATTTCAATAGCGAGCAAATTTTGTGCGGAGCGCGACTTGTGCTTTTTGTAGGCAAGAAGCGTGCGGCTGATTAGATAACGGGTCACGCTGCTTTCCGCCGCGGGAAGGCCCATCGCCGTCGAACCAGCCCGGGCGGTCGCCATCGAAAGCCCGAAAACCCACCCACAGGAGATCCCATGAAATTCGGTGCCCGCAACAACCTGAAGGCCACCGTGACCTCGGTGACCAAGGGCGACGTCATGTCGCTGGTCAAGTTCGAGATCCAGGTCCCGGCGGGAATGGCCTCCGTGCTGACCACGGAGTCCGTCGACGAGCTGGACCTGAAGGTCGGTGATCCTGTCAGCCTGGTGGTCAAGGCCATTCACGTGCTGCCCGTCAAGGAATAGTTGTCGCCCGCGCTTGCGAACTTCCTCCCGGATCGCGGCCGTTGCCGTATCCACTGACTGACAAATTCCGCCGGGAGGCCCGCCTAAGATGGACCAACGCATCACCGGATATGTCCGCCTGGCCGGCATCGCGCTGCTGGTGCTGGGCGCGCTGGCCGTGCTGCGGATCTTCCTGCCCGCCATCCTGTTGGCCGGGGTGGTCTGCCTGGCCACCTGGCCGCTGTTTCTGCGGCTGCGGCGCCTGCTGGGCGGACGGGTCAGCCTGGCCGCGCTGATCATGGTCCTGGGGATGATCGCGCTGGTGGTGGGCCCCACAGCGCTGCTGGCCGTCAATCTGGCGGGCAAGGTAAGCGCCGGGGTGGATACCGTCCGCACGCTGCTGGGCCAGGGGCCGCTGACACCGCCCGCCTGGCTGGGCCGTCTGCCCGTGGTGGGCGGGCAGCTGGTGGCCTACTGGCAGGCGCTGGCCAGCGGCGGCGACGAGGCCGTGGCGCTGCTCAAGAGTCTGCTGGAGCCCGCCCGCGCGCTGCTGCTGGGCACGGCCGCGGCGTTGGGGCGCAGCCTGCTGCAGATGATCTTCGCCGCCTTCATCGGCTTCTTCCTCTACCGCGACGGCGAACAGCTCCACCAGCATCTGCGCAGTCTGGCGACCCGGCTGGCCGGCGGGCTGGGCGACGAACTGCTGGACACCGTCCACGGCACCGTCTCCAGCGTGGTGCACGGACTGTTCGGCGCCGCGCTGGCCCAGGCCTTCGTGGCCTTCGTGGGTTTCCTGATCGCCGGCGTGCCCGGCGCGCCGCTGCTGGCCTCCGCCACCTTCTTCCTCTCGCTGATTCCCGTCGGGCCGCCGCTGCTCTGGGGCGGCGCCAGTTTCTGGCTGCTCTCCCAGGGCGCCTACGGCCGGGCCATCTTCCTGATCCTCTGGGGCCTGCTGGTGATCAGCAGCATCGACAACCTGGTGCGGCCCTACCTGATCAGCCGCGGCAGCCGCCTCTCCATCCTGATGATCGTGCTGGGCGTGGTGGGCGGGATCGCGGCCTTCGGCTTCATCGGCATCTTCATCGGTCCGCCCATCCTGGCGGTGGGCCTGGCCCTGCTGCGCCAGTGGACGGATCAGCAGGCGGTGTGAGACAGCGATCAGCCGGCCCAGCGACCATCCACGAGTCCGCCACAGACAGGCAGGAGTGCTGAGTACATGACCCCTGACTACTCGAAGTACACGCTGGAAGACTTGATTGATTCCCTGCGTCATGTGAATGGGAAGGCCTACCCGGAAGCCCTGCAGGCCCTGTTGCATGAAGCGAGCGCGCGGCTGATCCAGCTTGGCTTGGTGGAAGACCGGACGGGAGCTTTCACGTCGAGTTT from Candidatus Delongbacteria bacterium encodes the following:
- a CDS encoding AI-2E family transporter, with protein sequence MDQRITGYVRLAGIALLVLGALAVLRIFLPAILLAGVVCLATWPLFLRLRRLLGGRVSLAALIMVLGMIALVVGPTALLAVNLAGKVSAGVDTVRTLLGQGPLTPPAWLGRLPVVGGQLVAYWQALASGGDEAVALLKSLLEPARALLLGTAAALGRSLLQMIFAAFIGFFLYRDGEQLHQHLRSLATRLAGGLGDELLDTVHGTVSSVVHGLFGAALAQAFVAFVGFLIAGVPGAPLLASATFFLSLIPVGPPLLWGGASFWLLSQGAYGRAIFLILWGLLVISSIDNLVRPYLISRGSRLSILMIVLGVVGGIAAFGFIGIFIGPPILAVGLALLRQWTDQQAV
- a CDS encoding TOBE domain-containing protein; its protein translation is MKFGARNNLKATVTSVTKGDVMSLVKFEIQVPAGMASVLTTESVDELDLKVGDPVSLVVKAIHVLPVKE
- a CDS encoding T9SS type A sorting domain-containing protein — encoded protein: MFRLFLHAFILAATIGIAHSQDALNCTMLGATEGACRAVAQLGNLVFLGSGATVITLDIHDPGPAIKLSACPMPDEVTDIAIQGDIAYVAATHFICLVDIHDVVHPRQIGQWYTPGYIHELNAIGSLVYLSDGLSFKILDCDDHENLQVVGEFDPQDSIWYFDVQDDLVAINHSNEFTLLDVSNPEEPLVLGSYVGLSYTPRIALHDSLLYSADPINGIHVYDISIADQIEEVGSYQLSGSVLNFKYYSGKLLWGDFNALHVFDVSNPIQPILAGQIQCPSSAWGFCALNQRICIADYREGLIAAEIDDPTNPVVWGTYEIDGLAYASIPSDGIACVAGVTGIDVYNTTVNGCYEKLDYLRTTGLPIGIAVQDSYAYLPVLNEGLWVVDIHDPEQLQEVGFIETEGNFLAVTTAGNLAYTSTYPPGIEIYDISNPVLPQLLGRVESAAQVRDIAVDGNWAYLAESDSALITINVSDPAHPIAVGRLDLPGQAKSVAVDGGRALVAADQNGLHFIDIADPAHPHEQYIYTANPYNEAVAIQGDLAFVAANSNGLRVLDISDPLNVNEVGFFETPGNATDVQVVDRVAYVATHSGGVVAIEFDPDADLYPGNPSIPISTALMTNFPNPFNPATRISYRVPTTGHVTIEIFNLAGELVQTLVNKSLAAGEHHIVFDGSSSASGIYIAHLTTDQNSIVNKMLLLK